From Streptomyces sp. NBC_00775, one genomic window encodes:
- a CDS encoding winged helix-turn-helix transcriptional regulator, giving the protein MDPRLDRDTSNCSIARTLEVVGEKWTILILREVWYGSSRFSEFERVLGCPRNLLAARLRMLVEEGILATETYKEPGSRSRPKYVITSKGLDLVPAVMGLLQWGDRYRADPEGPAVLARHRECGAHVDVQIRCEQGHPVQAKDIESVPGPAFRLRSPE; this is encoded by the coding sequence ATGGACCCCCGGCTCGACCGGGACACGTCGAACTGCTCGATCGCGCGGACCCTTGAGGTCGTCGGGGAGAAGTGGACGATCCTGATCTTGCGTGAGGTCTGGTACGGCTCGTCCCGCTTCAGTGAGTTCGAACGGGTCCTCGGCTGTCCTCGCAACCTGCTCGCGGCACGGCTTCGGATGCTGGTGGAGGAAGGGATCCTGGCCACCGAGACCTACAAGGAGCCGGGCTCGCGGAGTCGGCCGAAGTACGTGATCACGTCCAAGGGTTTGGATCTGGTACCGGCCGTGATGGGGCTGCTGCAGTGGGGTGACCGCTACCGTGCCGACCCGGAGGGGCCGGCGGTCCTGGCGCGGCATCGCGAGTGCGGTGCCCACGTCGACGTCCAGATCCGCTGCGAACAGGGCCATCCGGTGCAGGCGAAGGACATCGAGAGCGTCCCCGGCCCGGCTTTTCGGTTGAGGTCGCCCGAGTGA
- a CDS encoding CGNR zinc finger domain-containing protein: protein MATDDMWIWDGGRLCLDFANTLRSRWRATPVETLREPDDLTGWLREALLLAPGTTEPAPAAVLMSARRLRESVDRAVLAVADGRLPMSGDVTLLNRSAAAAPRPALQLVITDDRLEPAGPTTLAADPALALALIAQDAVDLLLSAEIQRVRVCGADRCALRFLDRSPARNRRWCSMSRCGNRTKVRLHQARSRQSGPATEN from the coding sequence GTGGCAACGGACGACATGTGGATCTGGGACGGCGGACGGCTCTGCCTGGACTTCGCCAACACCCTCCGAAGCCGGTGGAGAGCCACTCCGGTGGAGACCCTCCGGGAACCGGACGACCTGACGGGCTGGCTCCGGGAGGCCCTTCTGCTCGCCCCGGGGACCACCGAGCCCGCCCCGGCGGCCGTTCTTATGTCCGCCCGGCGGCTGCGCGAGAGCGTCGACCGGGCCGTACTGGCGGTCGCCGACGGCCGACTGCCCATGTCCGGCGACGTGACGCTGCTCAACCGGTCGGCAGCGGCGGCCCCCAGACCCGCACTGCAACTCGTCATCACCGACGACCGCCTGGAGCCCGCCGGCCCCACGACCCTCGCCGCCGACCCCGCACTCGCCCTGGCACTCATCGCCCAGGACGCCGTCGACCTGCTTCTGTCCGCCGAGATCCAGCGCGTGCGCGTCTGTGGAGCCGACCGGTGCGCTCTGCGTTTCCTGGACCGCTCCCCAGCTCGCAACCGCCGATGGTGTTCCATGTCCCGCTGCGGAAACCGCACCAAGGTCCGCCTCCATCAAGCGCGCTCACGACAGAGCGGCCCGGCGACGGAAAACTGA
- a CDS encoding alpha/beta fold hydrolase: MGQPTVTTGVAQVDGVRLHYARAGAGPLLVLLHGWPQTSDCWRPVLADLAADHTVVAPDLRGYGLSDKPTAGYDKRRMAADMAGLVEALGFERAMVAGHDRGARVGHRWALDRPDQVERLAVLDIVPTREMFRRLDSSLASGYWHWLFHMQPDLPERLVGRDIRGYLEYFFERWTYNRHGLTSDAVDGYVRAFSRPGALRASLDDYRAMEEDIAVDDIDVAEGRRLTMPVLALWGSTGLPARLPTLEIWRDYADDVTGAEIPECGHFIPEEQPEALLAHLRPFLAGERRG, encoded by the coding sequence ATGGGACAGCCGACAGTCACGACCGGAGTGGCGCAGGTGGACGGGGTCCGTTTGCACTACGCCCGAGCCGGGGCAGGCCCGCTGCTCGTCCTGCTCCACGGCTGGCCGCAGACCTCTGACTGCTGGCGGCCGGTACTGGCGGATCTCGCCGCCGACCACACCGTCGTCGCGCCGGATCTGCGGGGATACGGCCTGAGTGACAAGCCCACCGCGGGATACGACAAGCGGCGGATGGCAGCCGACATGGCAGGCCTCGTCGAGGCGCTCGGCTTCGAGCGCGCCATGGTCGCGGGCCACGACCGCGGCGCCCGCGTGGGGCACCGCTGGGCGCTGGACCGCCCGGACCAGGTGGAGCGGCTGGCCGTGCTCGACATCGTCCCCACCCGGGAGATGTTCCGCCGCCTGGACTCCTCACTCGCCTCCGGGTACTGGCACTGGCTGTTCCACATGCAGCCCGATCTGCCCGAGCGCCTCGTGGGACGCGACATCCGGGGGTACCTCGAGTACTTCTTCGAGCGGTGGACCTACAACCGTCACGGACTAACGTCGGACGCGGTCGACGGCTACGTCCGTGCGTTCTCCCGTCCGGGCGCCCTGCGTGCGAGCCTCGACGACTACCGCGCCATGGAGGAGGACATCGCGGTCGACGACATCGACGTCGCCGAAGGCCGCCGCCTCACCATGCCGGTGCTGGCGCTGTGGGGTTCCACGGGGCTGCCTGCCCGCCTGCCGACACTGGAGATCTGGCGTGACTACGCGGACGACGTCACCGGTGCCGAGATCCCGGAGTGCGGCCACTTCATCCCGGAGGAGCAGCCGGAGGCCCTGTTGGCGCATCTGCGGCCCTTCCTGGCCGGTGAGAGAAGGGGCTGA
- a CDS encoding DHA2 family efflux MFS transporter permease subunit: MKQHSKQPVRGGSAVWAVVITSAAGFITALDNLIVTTALPSIREDLGGGLEDLEWTVSAYTLTFAVLLMFGASLGDRFGRRRLFAIGLGIFTTASAAAALAPGMGELIAARAAQGVGSAIVTPLTLTLLSAAVPAARRGAALGVWGAASGIAVATGPLIGGALTENLSWQWIFWVNVPLGLALIPFALLRLKESRGPNPTLDLVGTVLASGGLFGIVYALVRGNADGWSSTPVLGGFFAGAALLVGFVLYELRAKHPMLPMRLFRHRSFSAINAASLLMLLGMFGSIFLLSQYLQTVGGYSPMQAGIRMLPWTAMPMIAGPLAGALSDRIGGAPVVTAGMALNAVGLGLWALTVEPHEAYTHMLPALIVSGIGLGMFFAPSANLVLSTVRPEEQGIASGANNAIREVGGAIGVASLAAVFSAQGGYGSASLFVDGLIPALWVGAGAVALAAAVALLMPRQRKADGPAAGFAVGDTPPGVTVVT, encoded by the coding sequence ATGAAACAGCACAGTAAGCAACCGGTTCGAGGCGGCTCCGCCGTCTGGGCCGTGGTCATCACCAGCGCGGCCGGATTCATCACCGCGCTGGACAACCTGATCGTCACCACCGCCCTGCCCTCCATCCGCGAGGACCTCGGCGGCGGTCTGGAGGACCTCGAATGGACGGTCAGCGCCTACACCCTCACCTTCGCCGTCCTGCTCATGTTCGGCGCTTCCCTCGGTGACCGCTTCGGCCGCCGGAGACTGTTCGCCATCGGGCTCGGGATCTTCACCACGGCCTCGGCCGCGGCCGCACTCGCACCGGGGATGGGTGAGCTGATCGCCGCGCGGGCGGCGCAGGGCGTCGGGTCCGCGATCGTGACGCCGCTGACGCTCACCCTGCTGTCGGCCGCCGTCCCCGCCGCACGACGCGGCGCGGCCCTGGGTGTCTGGGGCGCGGCCAGTGGCATTGCCGTCGCCACCGGACCGCTCATCGGCGGCGCACTCACCGAAAACCTCTCCTGGCAGTGGATCTTCTGGGTGAACGTGCCCCTCGGCCTGGCGCTGATCCCCTTCGCCCTGCTGCGGCTGAAGGAGAGCCGCGGCCCGAACCCGACCCTCGACCTCGTCGGCACCGTTCTGGCCAGCGGCGGTCTGTTCGGCATCGTCTACGCCCTGGTGCGCGGCAACGCCGACGGCTGGAGCAGCACCCCGGTGCTGGGCGGCTTCTTCGCCGGTGCCGCCCTGCTCGTCGGGTTCGTCCTCTACGAACTGCGCGCCAAGCACCCGATGCTGCCGATGCGCCTCTTCCGACACCGCTCCTTCAGCGCCATCAACGCCGCCAGCCTGCTGATGTTGCTGGGCATGTTCGGGTCGATCTTCCTGCTCAGCCAGTACCTGCAGACCGTCGGCGGCTACTCACCCATGCAGGCCGGCATACGGATGCTGCCCTGGACCGCCATGCCCATGATCGCCGGACCGCTGGCCGGGGCACTGTCCGACCGCATCGGGGGGGCACCCGTCGTCACGGCGGGCATGGCCCTGAACGCCGTCGGCCTCGGGCTCTGGGCACTCACCGTCGAGCCGCACGAGGCCTACACCCACATGCTGCCCGCACTGATCGTCTCCGGCATCGGCCTCGGCATGTTCTTCGCCCCCAGCGCCAACCTCGTCCTGAGCACGGTCCGCCCGGAGGAGCAGGGCATCGCCTCCGGCGCCAACAACGCGATCCGCGAAGTCGGCGGCGCCATCGGCGTCGCCTCACTGGCCGCGGTCTTCTCCGCCCAGGGTGGCTACGGATCCGCCTCACTGTTCGTGGACGGGTTGATCCCGGCGCTCTGGGTCGGGGCCGGTGCGGTCGCCCTGGCGGCGGCTGTGGCGTTGCTGATGCCCCGGCAGCGCAAGGCCGACGGCCCTGCCGCCGGCTTTGCAGTGGGAGATACTCCGCCTGGTGTCACGGTCGTGACCTGA
- a CDS encoding SDR family oxidoreductase: MDLSTSTVLVTGANRGFGRALAAELLSRGATVYAGARNPDQVDLPGAKPIALDITDPASVAAAAEATGNVTVLVNNAGSSTGADLLTADLDAVRLEMDTHYFGTLSVTRAFAPQIAANGGGAILNVLSGLSWVSFPDFGAYCAAKSAEWSLTNALRLQLADQGIRVAGLHVGYMDTDMVRAVDAPKSDPTDIARIAVDGIANGAYEIVADDASRQAQAALAGGVSALYPQLP; this comes from the coding sequence ATGGACCTCTCCACCAGCACCGTCCTTGTCACCGGAGCCAACCGGGGATTCGGCCGGGCCCTCGCCGCCGAACTGCTCAGCCGCGGCGCCACCGTCTACGCCGGCGCCCGCAACCCCGACCAGGTCGACCTGCCCGGCGCCAAGCCGATCGCGCTCGACATCACCGACCCCGCCTCCGTCGCGGCCGCCGCCGAGGCCACCGGCAATGTCACGGTCCTGGTCAACAACGCGGGGTCGTCCACCGGCGCCGACCTGCTGACCGCCGACCTGGACGCCGTCCGCCTGGAGATGGACACCCACTACTTCGGCACCCTCTCGGTGACCCGCGCCTTCGCACCCCAGATCGCAGCCAACGGCGGCGGGGCGATCCTGAACGTCCTGTCCGGCCTGTCCTGGGTCAGCTTCCCGGACTTCGGCGCCTACTGTGCCGCCAAGTCCGCCGAGTGGTCGCTCACCAACGCCCTGCGCCTGCAGCTCGCCGACCAGGGCATCCGCGTGGCCGGCCTGCACGTCGGCTACATGGACACCGACATGGTCCGAGCCGTCGACGCGCCCAAGTCCGACCCCACCGACATCGCCCGGATCGCCGTCGACGGCATCGCCAACGGCGCCTACGAGATCGTCGCGGACGACGCCTCACGCCAAGCGCAGGCCGCACTGGCCGGAGGCGTCTCCGCGCTCTACCCGCAGCTCCCCTGA
- a CDS encoding class I adenylate-forming enzyme family protein, whose amino-acid sequence MNFASLPDRRAELDPHGAAVSDGHQSLTNTQLLSRVRMAARQLQDLGIGPDDVVALKLTNRVEFVVLLFAAWRLGATITPVNPSMTDVEVVRQLKDSSARLLVVEDDGAVVAHGIAVLAVGELYEGTVEPDQAPLLNPATLALLIYTSGTTGVPKGVMLDHANIDAMVEMGRQALEVGPADRCLLILPLFHVNGIVVSVLLPLLVGASVVIAGRFDPRTFFDLVEQERPTFFSAVPTIYSMLAALPDDVRPDTSSLRFGVCGAAPASAELLTRFEARYGFPLVEGYGLSEGTCGSTINPVAGPRRAGTVGLPFPGQEIRILDTDGTERAPGMDGEVVVRGPNVMRGYLGRPDETARVIVDGWLHTGDVGHLDSEGYLTLVGRSKDMIIRGGENIYPKEIEDMLAGDPSVLEAAVIGVPDEKWGEVVVAYVQPRPGATVDPSALKALCARSLTGYKRPTAFFVVEAIARNAVGKIDKTSLRAGHAALSARS is encoded by the coding sequence ATGAACTTCGCTTCTCTGCCCGACCGCCGCGCCGAGCTCGACCCCCACGGGGCCGCGGTCTCCGACGGGCACCAGTCCCTCACCAACACGCAGCTGCTGAGCCGGGTCCGCATGGCAGCGCGTCAGCTCCAGGACCTCGGAATCGGTCCCGATGACGTCGTCGCCCTCAAGCTGACGAACCGCGTCGAGTTCGTCGTCCTGCTCTTCGCCGCCTGGCGGCTCGGCGCCACCATCACACCGGTCAACCCGAGCATGACCGACGTCGAAGTGGTCCGACAGCTCAAGGACTCCAGTGCGCGCCTGCTGGTGGTCGAGGACGACGGGGCGGTAGTGGCGCACGGTATCGCCGTACTCGCCGTCGGCGAACTGTACGAAGGAACGGTAGAGCCGGATCAGGCACCGCTTCTGAACCCGGCCACGCTGGCCCTGCTCATCTACACCAGCGGTACGACCGGGGTGCCCAAGGGCGTGATGCTCGACCACGCCAACATCGACGCCATGGTGGAGATGGGGCGCCAGGCGTTGGAGGTCGGGCCGGCCGACCGGTGCCTGCTGATCCTGCCGCTCTTCCACGTCAACGGCATCGTGGTCAGCGTCCTTCTGCCGCTGCTCGTGGGCGCGAGCGTCGTCATCGCGGGCCGGTTCGACCCCCGCACCTTCTTCGACCTCGTCGAGCAGGAGCGGCCCACCTTCTTCAGCGCGGTGCCGACGATCTACAGCATGCTCGCGGCGCTCCCGGACGACGTCCGGCCCGACACCTCGTCGCTGCGGTTCGGAGTCTGTGGCGCCGCACCCGCCTCCGCCGAACTGCTGACCCGGTTCGAGGCCCGGTACGGGTTCCCGCTCGTCGAGGGATACGGCCTGTCCGAAGGGACCTGCGGTTCCACCATCAACCCCGTCGCCGGCCCCCGACGCGCCGGAACCGTGGGGCTCCCGTTCCCCGGACAGGAGATCCGGATCCTCGACACCGACGGCACCGAAAGGGCGCCGGGCATGGACGGTGAAGTCGTCGTCAGGGGCCCCAACGTGATGCGTGGGTATCTCGGCCGTCCGGACGAAACGGCCCGCGTCATCGTCGACGGCTGGTTGCACACGGGCGATGTGGGCCACCTCGACTCCGAGGGCTATCTGACTCTGGTCGGGCGCTCGAAAGACATGATCATCCGGGGCGGGGAGAACATCTACCCCAAGGAGATCGAGGACATGCTGGCGGGCGACCCATCGGTGCTCGAGGCCGCCGTGATCGGCGTACCCGACGAGAAGTGGGGAGAGGTGGTCGTCGCCTACGTCCAGCCGCGACCGGGGGCGACCGTCGATCCGTCGGCCCTGAAAGCCCTCTGTGCGCGCAGCCTCACCGGCTACAAGCGCCCGACCGCGTTCTTCGTGGTGGAAGCCATCGCGAGGAACGCGGTCGGTAAGATCGACAAGACCTCGTTGCGTGCCGGCCACGCAGCCCTCTCTGCCCGGTCCTGA
- a CDS encoding alpha/beta hydrolase, which yields MTTAHSFTRHDITFPAGDSTCAGWFYLPTGVTSPPVVVLGHGLGATREMRLDAFAERFTQAGIAAVAFTYRHFGDSGGHPRQLLSIKRQLVDWDAALAYVQARHDVDRSRVAVWGSSFGGGHAITVASRHPELRAAVAQCPFTDGLASALALGPLASLRMTPVLARDLAAKVRGRAPAMVPIAAAPGSPALMNAPDALPGYQALQPPGTTFRNEVAARVIPTIAAYRPGRAAKKVTMPILFCVSNTDSVTPPAQTLRYTATAPRGEIKRYDAGHFDFYTGETFEQLVRDQIEFLTRQLHPAPAASTP from the coding sequence ATGACCACCGCGCACTCCTTCACCCGTCACGACATCACGTTCCCCGCCGGCGACAGCACCTGTGCCGGGTGGTTCTACCTCCCCACGGGCGTCACCTCCCCGCCCGTCGTCGTCCTCGGGCACGGCCTGGGCGCCACCCGTGAAATGCGCCTGGACGCCTTCGCCGAGCGTTTCACGCAGGCCGGCATCGCCGCCGTGGCCTTCACCTACCGGCACTTCGGCGACAGCGGCGGCCACCCGCGCCAGCTTCTGTCGATCAAGCGTCAGCTCGTCGACTGGGATGCCGCCCTCGCCTACGTCCAGGCCCGCCATGACGTCGACCGCTCCCGTGTCGCGGTCTGGGGCAGCTCCTTCGGCGGCGGCCACGCCATCACCGTCGCCTCACGCCATCCCGAACTGCGCGCGGCCGTGGCCCAGTGCCCGTTCACCGACGGCCTCGCCTCCGCGCTCGCACTGGGCCCGCTCGCCTCACTCAGGATGACCCCCGTTCTCGCCCGGGATCTGGCGGCGAAGGTCCGAGGCAGGGCGCCCGCGATGGTTCCCATCGCCGCCGCCCCCGGTTCACCGGCGCTCATGAACGCCCCGGACGCACTGCCCGGATACCAGGCGCTGCAGCCGCCCGGGACAACGTTCCGCAACGAGGTGGCGGCACGGGTAATTCCGACCATCGCCGCATACCGGCCCGGGCGTGCGGCGAAGAAGGTCACCATGCCGATCCTCTTCTGCGTCAGCAACACCGACTCGGTCACACCCCCCGCCCAGACCCTCCGGTACACGGCCACCGCACCCCGGGGAGAGATCAAGAGGTACGACGCCGGCCACTTCGACTTCTACACCGGCGAGACCTTCGAGCAACTGGTGCGCGACCAGATCGAGTTCCTCACCCGCCAGCTGCACCCGGCACCAGCCGCATCGACTCCCTGA
- a CDS encoding enoyl-CoA hydratase/isomerase family protein produces the protein MPYKDKGRLEIEDRGAVLIVRVDGGRHQEFGLDVARQLDKLVARADRDPGIRAVVFTGAHPERFVSHAAVRWLQEEGAASPTVGRRGAAAVVRAAKHVDRSRLLGPVMRRTPMRGALQLERLHTTFLRMNASGVLFVAALNGSALGLGAEFAWACDLRVMADGDYFIGQPEILLGIIPGGGGTQRLTRLIGTHRSLAAILEGKPFTPAEALANGAVDQVVPQHKVLAQAVELAERFGKRPKGSVAAAKRSVYFGGSMPLEDGLHVERAEFFTRVMSKEGQELMLDYMETTDATGELPLYRPDTYAQALASGSVPGRRSTKTKRR, from the coding sequence ATGCCGTACAAAGACAAGGGCCGTCTGGAGATCGAAGATCGCGGGGCCGTCCTGATCGTCCGGGTCGACGGCGGCCGGCATCAGGAGTTCGGCCTCGATGTCGCCCGTCAGCTGGACAAGCTGGTAGCCCGTGCCGACCGCGATCCGGGCATCCGTGCGGTCGTCTTCACCGGGGCGCACCCCGAGCGGTTCGTCAGCCATGCCGCGGTGCGGTGGCTGCAGGAAGAGGGCGCCGCGAGCCCTACGGTCGGCCGACGCGGTGCCGCCGCCGTCGTACGCGCGGCGAAGCACGTGGACCGGTCCCGTCTCCTCGGGCCCGTGATGCGCAGGACCCCGATGCGCGGGGCCCTCCAACTGGAGCGTCTGCACACGACCTTCCTCCGGATGAACGCCAGCGGTGTCCTCTTCGTCGCCGCCCTCAACGGTTCGGCTCTCGGCCTCGGCGCCGAGTTCGCCTGGGCGTGCGATCTGCGCGTCATGGCCGACGGGGACTACTTCATCGGCCAGCCGGAAATCCTCCTCGGCATCATCCCGGGCGGAGGCGGCACCCAGCGGCTGACCCGCCTGATCGGCACCCACCGGTCCCTGGCCGCGATCCTCGAAGGCAAGCCGTTCACACCCGCGGAGGCTCTCGCCAACGGGGCGGTCGACCAGGTCGTCCCGCAGCACAAGGTGCTCGCGCAGGCGGTCGAACTCGCGGAACGCTTCGGCAAGCGGCCGAAGGGTTCGGTGGCGGCTGCCAAGAGGTCGGTGTACTTCGGCGGCTCGATGCCGCTGGAGGACGGCCTGCACGTCGAACGCGCCGAGTTCTTCACCAGAGTCATGTCGAAGGAGGGGCAGGAACTGATGCTCGACTACATGGAGACGACGGACGCCACCGGTGAGCTCCCCCTCTACCGGCCGGACACCTACGCGCAGGCGCTCGCCTCGGGCAGTGTGCCCGGGCGCCGCTCGACCAAGACGAAGCGGCGGTGA
- a CDS encoding TetR/AcrR family transcriptional regulator, whose protein sequence is MAGRARLDDAPERLVRAAIGLLAEQGPSAVKARTVASASGLSTMVVYSHFGGIPELMSAVADHGFKELGRAFAQVPVTEDPIADLFAMALTCRRLAHENPHLYDLMFGLSTRATYRPLSDADLRLSGHSPAFREAHAHVTAACERLVHSGRVERQEPEVMAAQLWSFVHGYITLELAEHFVEFDDAVMQVLLPMGVNFSVGLGDKRERAEASHEAGARLYDSILQGE, encoded by the coding sequence ATGGCAGGGCGGGCGAGGCTTGACGATGCACCGGAACGGCTTGTGCGGGCGGCCATCGGTCTGCTGGCCGAGCAGGGGCCATCGGCTGTGAAGGCGCGCACGGTGGCTTCCGCGAGCGGACTGTCGACCATGGTGGTCTACAGCCACTTCGGCGGGATCCCCGAGCTGATGAGCGCTGTTGCCGACCACGGGTTCAAGGAACTCGGCAGGGCGTTCGCCCAGGTACCGGTGACGGAGGACCCGATCGCGGATCTCTTCGCCATGGCCTTGACCTGTCGTCGGCTGGCCCACGAGAACCCTCACCTCTACGACCTGATGTTCGGGCTGTCCACTCGGGCGACTTACCGGCCTCTGTCGGATGCGGACCTTCGCCTGAGCGGGCATTCCCCGGCCTTTCGCGAAGCCCACGCTCATGTCACTGCGGCCTGCGAACGGCTCGTGCACTCAGGCAGGGTCGAGCGGCAGGAACCCGAGGTCATGGCGGCCCAGTTGTGGAGTTTCGTGCACGGTTACATCACCCTTGAACTGGCCGAGCATTTCGTCGAGTTCGATGACGCCGTGATGCAGGTGCTCCTGCCGATGGGCGTTAACTTCTCTGTCGGGTTGGGTGACAAGCGAGAACGTGCCGAGGCCTCGCACGAGGCCGGCGCGCGCCTGTACGACTCCATCCTCCAAGGCGAGTGA
- a CDS encoding short-chain dehydrogenase/reductase, producing the protein MKRDLQGRKLVVTGGARGIGEKVARLAAARGARVTVIGLEPDRLRDLAADLGPAAAWREADVRDGAALRSAIDEAAEIMGGIDLVVANAGVVAYGTVRQTDEASFERVMDINLNGVFRTLKYATPHLERSRGHVLVVASALSFMPLAAMASYGASKAAAELLALTYRQEVAHLGVTVGLVHPSWIDTDLVRGAETDLPSFQSLRNRLPYPGNVTTSADRAAAAIVDGLVRRRSRVYVPRAVAVANWAKGALNSPLAWPWARRFAARAVPSLEREVAALGRHNQLTPGTHARGAGTRSP; encoded by the coding sequence ATGAAACGTGACTTGCAGGGCAGAAAGCTGGTTGTCACCGGAGGGGCACGCGGCATCGGGGAGAAGGTGGCCCGCCTGGCCGCCGCCCGAGGAGCTCGTGTGACCGTGATCGGACTGGAACCCGATCGGTTGCGCGACCTCGCCGCCGACCTGGGCCCCGCCGCCGCCTGGCGCGAGGCCGACGTGCGTGATGGCGCGGCTCTACGGTCGGCGATCGATGAAGCCGCGGAGATCATGGGCGGCATCGACCTCGTCGTCGCCAACGCCGGGGTCGTGGCGTACGGGACGGTGCGCCAGACGGACGAGGCGTCGTTCGAACGGGTCATGGACATCAACCTGAACGGCGTCTTCCGCACCCTCAAGTACGCGACGCCCCATCTGGAGCGCAGCCGGGGTCACGTGCTGGTCGTGGCGTCCGCGCTGTCGTTCATGCCGCTGGCCGCGATGGCCTCGTACGGCGCGAGCAAGGCGGCGGCCGAACTGCTCGCCCTGACCTATCGCCAGGAGGTGGCACATCTCGGGGTCACGGTCGGTCTGGTGCACCCCTCCTGGATCGACACGGACCTCGTCCGGGGCGCCGAAACGGACCTCCCCTCGTTCCAGTCGCTGCGCAACCGGCTGCCCTATCCGGGCAACGTCACCACGAGCGCCGACCGGGCTGCCGCCGCGATCGTCGACGGGCTCGTGCGCCGCCGCAGCCGCGTGTACGTCCCGCGCGCGGTTGCCGTGGCCAACTGGGCGAAGGGAGCACTGAACTCGCCGCTGGCCTGGCCCTGGGCGCGACGCTTCGCGGCCCGGGCGGTTCCGTCCCTGGAACGGGAGGTCGCGGCGCTGGGAAGGCATAACCAGCTCACGCCGGGTACCCATGCCCGTGGTGCGGGGACCAGGTCGCCCTAG
- a CDS encoding winged helix-turn-helix transcriptional regulator, which produces MRRTSFAQWPCSIARTMDLLGDWWTPLVLREAFYGIRRFDAFQESLGIARNTLADRLRRLVEEGLLEKRPYQTEPVRYDYVLTEKGRDFFGVLLVMNRWGDRWLAGEAGPPVAMRHEVCGQETHAEVVCAACGEPMTADNTRPRMGPGYPSHLAERPDVRERFAG; this is translated from the coding sequence ATGAGGCGGACATCCTTTGCTCAGTGGCCCTGCTCGATCGCGCGGACCATGGACCTGCTCGGGGACTGGTGGACGCCGTTGGTACTGCGTGAGGCGTTCTACGGGATCCGGCGGTTCGACGCGTTCCAGGAGTCGCTCGGCATCGCCCGCAACACGCTGGCGGACCGGCTGCGCCGGTTGGTGGAGGAAGGACTGCTGGAGAAGCGGCCGTACCAGACGGAGCCGGTCCGGTACGACTACGTGCTCACCGAGAAGGGGCGCGACTTCTTTGGCGTGCTGCTGGTGATGAACCGGTGGGGAGACCGCTGGCTGGCCGGTGAGGCGGGCCCGCCGGTGGCGATGCGGCACGAGGTGTGCGGGCAGGAGACCCATGCCGAGGTGGTGTGCGCCGCCTGCGGCGAGCCCATGACCGCGGACAACACCCGCCCCCGGATGGGCCCCGGCTATCCGTCGCATCTGGCCGAGCGACCGGATGTGCGGGAGCGGTTCGCGGGCTGA
- a CDS encoding SRPBCC family protein: protein MKHWGSGPPRSHIVEYEPPRRFAWAVENPQHPTAIWRFTLEPQDGGTLVREWMQMGPARSGLSFAIDRMPEKEQKIPRPEGCGSARGHDVRGEVALALRDRAERGAAP from the coding sequence ATGAAGCACTGGGGGAGTGGACCACCACGGTCCCACATCGTCGAGTACGAGCCGCCGAGGAGGTTCGCCTGGGCGGTCGAGAATCCGCAGCACCCGACGGCCATCTGGCGGTTCACATTGGAGCCGCAGGACGGTGGCACTCTGGTGCGAGAATGGATGCAGATGGGCCCGGCCCGCTCGGGCCTCTCCTTCGCAATCGACCGCATGCCGGAGAAGGAACAGAAGATCCCGCGGCCCGAGGGGTGCGGGAGCGCGCGCGGTCATGACGTCCGCGGTGAAGTCGCCCTGGCCCTGCGTGACAGGGCTGAGCGGGGCGCCGCGCCCTAG